A stretch of the Conger conger chromosome 3, fConCon1.1, whole genome shotgun sequence genome encodes the following:
- the hs6st2 gene encoding heparan-sulfate 6-O-sulfotransferase 2 isoform X2 has product MEPPSRAASLPRPRQWGCTGTDCQLLRLSSLSSKLGDSASRGGGDRNDGDSGDPYVAEDRTMARFVPRFNFTTGDLNRSVDFNIKGDDVIVFLHIQKTGGTTFGRHLVRNIQLERPCECHAGQKKCTCYRPGKRETWLFSRFSTGWSCGLHADWTELTSCVPSLMDTREPPKMQNGPRRNYYYITILRDPVWRYLSEWRHVQRGATWKASLHVCDGRAPTLAELPSCYPGDDWSGCTLDDFMDCPYNLANNRQTRMLADLSLVGCYNLSATSEPERGAALLESAKRNLKGMAFFGLTEYQRKTQYLFERTFRLAFIAPFTQLNGTRASAAGQEAGPETQRRIRQLNRWDVELYEFARDLFLQRFQWARQVERRQARERRQRERRRMRARGQAWRRGERREGPLWPTPAPVDWGPEESRDRVRGQVPAPAAWWDPEENTTMADYLDNVEHW; this is encoded by the exons ATGGAG CCTCCCAGTCGAGCAGCATCTCTTCCCCGGCCAAGGCAGTGGGGCTGCACAG GTACAGACTGCCAGCTGCTCCGCCTGAGTTCATTGTCCTCCAAACTAGGCGACAGTGCGTCTCGCGGCGGAGGAGACCGTAACGATGGAGACAGTGGCGACCCATATGTTGCAGAAGACCGAACCATGGCCCGATTTGTACCCCGCTTTAACTTCACAACGGGCGACCTAAACCGGTCCGTAGATTTCAATATTAAGGGCGACGATGTAATTGTCTTTCTGCACATTCAAAAAACCGGAGGCACAACGTTTGGCCGTCACCTGGTGCGTAACATTCAGCTGGAGAGGCCGTGCGAGTGCCACGCCGGCCAAAAGAAGTGTACCTGTTACAGGCCAGGGAAGCGGGAGACCTGGCTCTTCTCTCGCTTCTCGACTGGCTGGAGCTGCGGGCTTCATGCGGACTGGACCGAGCTGACCAGCTGTGTCCCGTCGCTCATGGACACACGAGAGCCCCCAAAGATGCAGAACGGGCCCAG gaGGAACTACTACTACATCACCATCCTGCGGGACCCGGTGTGGCGCTACCTGAGCGAGTGGCGGCACGTGCAGCGGGGCGCCACCTGGAAGGCCTCTCTGCACGTGTGCGACGGGCGCGCCCCCACGCTGGCCGAGCTGCCCAGCTGTTACCCCGGCGACGACTGGTCGGGCTGCACCCTGGACGACTTCATGGACTGCCCCTACAACCTGGCCAACAACCGGCAGACGCGCATGCTGGCCGACCTCAGCCTGGTGGGCTGCTACAACCTGTCGGCCACCAGCGAGCCGGAGCGCGGCGCCGCCCTGCTGGAGAGCGCCAAGCGCAACCTGAAGGGCATGGCCTTCTTCGGCCTGACCGAGTACCAGCGCAAGACGCAGTACCTGTTCGAGCGCACCTTCCGCCTGGCCTTCATCGCGCCCTTCACGCAGCTGAACGGCACGCGGGCCAGCGCCGCCGGCCAGGAGGCCGGGCCCGAGACGCAGCGCCGCATCCGGCAGCTCAACCGCTGGGACGTGGAGCTGTACGAGTTCGCCCGCGACCTCTTCCTGCAGCGCTTCCAGTGGGCCCGGCAGGTGGAGCGGCGGCAGGCGCGCGAGAGGAGGCAGCgcgagaggaggaggatgagggccCGGGGCCAGGCGTGGAGGCGCGGGGAGCGCAGGGAGGGGCCCCTGTGGCCCACCCCGGCCCCTGTAGACTGGGGGCCAGAGGAGAGCAGGGACAGAGTCCGGGGACAGGTGCCCGCACCGGCGGCGTGGTGGGACCCCGAGGAGAACACTACCATGGCCGACTATTTGGACAATGTGGAGCACTGGTGA
- the hs6st2 gene encoding heparan-sulfate 6-O-sulfotransferase 2 isoform X3: MEPPSRAASLPRPRQWGCTGDSASRGGGDRNDGDSGDPYVAEDRTMARFVPRFNFTTGDLNRSVDFNIKGDDVIVFLHIQKTGGTTFGRHLVRNIQLERPCECHAGQKKCTCYRPGKRETWLFSRFSTGWSCGLHADWTELTSCVPSLMDTREPPKMQNGPRRNYYYITILRDPVWRYLSEWRHVQRGATWKASLHVCDGRAPTLAELPSCYPGDDWSGCTLDDFMDCPYNLANNRQTRMLADLSLVGCYNLSATSEPERGAALLESAKRNLKGMAFFGLTEYQRKTQYLFERTFRLAFIAPFTQLNGTRASAAGQEAGPETQRRIRQLNRWDVELYEFARDLFLQRFQWARQVERRQARERRQRERRRMRARGQAWRRGERREGPLWPTPAPVDWGPEESRDRVRGQVPAPAAWWDPEENTTMADYLDNVEHW, from the exons ATGGAG CCTCCCAGTCGAGCAGCATCTCTTCCCCGGCCAAGGCAGTGGGGCTGCACAG GCGACAGTGCGTCTCGCGGCGGAGGAGACCGTAACGATGGAGACAGTGGCGACCCATATGTTGCAGAAGACCGAACCATGGCCCGATTTGTACCCCGCTTTAACTTCACAACGGGCGACCTAAACCGGTCCGTAGATTTCAATATTAAGGGCGACGATGTAATTGTCTTTCTGCACATTCAAAAAACCGGAGGCACAACGTTTGGCCGTCACCTGGTGCGTAACATTCAGCTGGAGAGGCCGTGCGAGTGCCACGCCGGCCAAAAGAAGTGTACCTGTTACAGGCCAGGGAAGCGGGAGACCTGGCTCTTCTCTCGCTTCTCGACTGGCTGGAGCTGCGGGCTTCATGCGGACTGGACCGAGCTGACCAGCTGTGTCCCGTCGCTCATGGACACACGAGAGCCCCCAAAGATGCAGAACGGGCCCAG gaGGAACTACTACTACATCACCATCCTGCGGGACCCGGTGTGGCGCTACCTGAGCGAGTGGCGGCACGTGCAGCGGGGCGCCACCTGGAAGGCCTCTCTGCACGTGTGCGACGGGCGCGCCCCCACGCTGGCCGAGCTGCCCAGCTGTTACCCCGGCGACGACTGGTCGGGCTGCACCCTGGACGACTTCATGGACTGCCCCTACAACCTGGCCAACAACCGGCAGACGCGCATGCTGGCCGACCTCAGCCTGGTGGGCTGCTACAACCTGTCGGCCACCAGCGAGCCGGAGCGCGGCGCCGCCCTGCTGGAGAGCGCCAAGCGCAACCTGAAGGGCATGGCCTTCTTCGGCCTGACCGAGTACCAGCGCAAGACGCAGTACCTGTTCGAGCGCACCTTCCGCCTGGCCTTCATCGCGCCCTTCACGCAGCTGAACGGCACGCGGGCCAGCGCCGCCGGCCAGGAGGCCGGGCCCGAGACGCAGCGCCGCATCCGGCAGCTCAACCGCTGGGACGTGGAGCTGTACGAGTTCGCCCGCGACCTCTTCCTGCAGCGCTTCCAGTGGGCCCGGCAGGTGGAGCGGCGGCAGGCGCGCGAGAGGAGGCAGCgcgagaggaggaggatgagggccCGGGGCCAGGCGTGGAGGCGCGGGGAGCGCAGGGAGGGGCCCCTGTGGCCCACCCCGGCCCCTGTAGACTGGGGGCCAGAGGAGAGCAGGGACAGAGTCCGGGGACAGGTGCCCGCACCGGCGGCGTGGTGGGACCCCGAGGAGAACACTACCATGGCCGACTATTTGGACAATGTGGAGCACTGGTGA
- the hs6st2 gene encoding heparan-sulfate 6-O-sulfotransferase 2 isoform X4 codes for MARFVPRFNFTTGDLNRSVDFNIKGDDVIVFLHIQKTGGTTFGRHLVRNIQLERPCECHAGQKKCTCYRPGKRETWLFSRFSTGWSCGLHADWTELTSCVPSLMDTREPPKMQNGPRRNYYYITILRDPVWRYLSEWRHVQRGATWKASLHVCDGRAPTLAELPSCYPGDDWSGCTLDDFMDCPYNLANNRQTRMLADLSLVGCYNLSATSEPERGAALLESAKRNLKGMAFFGLTEYQRKTQYLFERTFRLAFIAPFTQLNGTRASAAGQEAGPETQRRIRQLNRWDVELYEFARDLFLQRFQWARQVERRQARERRQRERRRMRARGQAWRRGERREGPLWPTPAPVDWGPEESRDRVRGQVPAPAAWWDPEENTTMADYLDNVEHW; via the exons ATGGCCCGATTTGTACCCCGCTTTAACTTCACAACGGGCGACCTAAACCGGTCCGTAGATTTCAATATTAAGGGCGACGATGTAATTGTCTTTCTGCACATTCAAAAAACCGGAGGCACAACGTTTGGCCGTCACCTGGTGCGTAACATTCAGCTGGAGAGGCCGTGCGAGTGCCACGCCGGCCAAAAGAAGTGTACCTGTTACAGGCCAGGGAAGCGGGAGACCTGGCTCTTCTCTCGCTTCTCGACTGGCTGGAGCTGCGGGCTTCATGCGGACTGGACCGAGCTGACCAGCTGTGTCCCGTCGCTCATGGACACACGAGAGCCCCCAAAGATGCAGAACGGGCCCAG gaGGAACTACTACTACATCACCATCCTGCGGGACCCGGTGTGGCGCTACCTGAGCGAGTGGCGGCACGTGCAGCGGGGCGCCACCTGGAAGGCCTCTCTGCACGTGTGCGACGGGCGCGCCCCCACGCTGGCCGAGCTGCCCAGCTGTTACCCCGGCGACGACTGGTCGGGCTGCACCCTGGACGACTTCATGGACTGCCCCTACAACCTGGCCAACAACCGGCAGACGCGCATGCTGGCCGACCTCAGCCTGGTGGGCTGCTACAACCTGTCGGCCACCAGCGAGCCGGAGCGCGGCGCCGCCCTGCTGGAGAGCGCCAAGCGCAACCTGAAGGGCATGGCCTTCTTCGGCCTGACCGAGTACCAGCGCAAGACGCAGTACCTGTTCGAGCGCACCTTCCGCCTGGCCTTCATCGCGCCCTTCACGCAGCTGAACGGCACGCGGGCCAGCGCCGCCGGCCAGGAGGCCGGGCCCGAGACGCAGCGCCGCATCCGGCAGCTCAACCGCTGGGACGTGGAGCTGTACGAGTTCGCCCGCGACCTCTTCCTGCAGCGCTTCCAGTGGGCCCGGCAGGTGGAGCGGCGGCAGGCGCGCGAGAGGAGGCAGCgcgagaggaggaggatgagggccCGGGGCCAGGCGTGGAGGCGCGGGGAGCGCAGGGAGGGGCCCCTGTGGCCCACCCCGGCCCCTGTAGACTGGGGGCCAGAGGAGAGCAGGGACAGAGTCCGGGGACAGGTGCCCGCACCGGCGGCGTGGTGGGACCCCGAGGAGAACACTACCATGGCCGACTATTTGGACAATGTGGAGCACTGGTGA
- the hs6st2 gene encoding heparan-sulfate 6-O-sulfotransferase 2 isoform X1 has product MESNHSRLLLALVMVLLFSVIVLQYVCPGTDCQLLRLSSLSSKLGDSASRGGGDRNDGDSGDPYVAEDRTMARFVPRFNFTTGDLNRSVDFNIKGDDVIVFLHIQKTGGTTFGRHLVRNIQLERPCECHAGQKKCTCYRPGKRETWLFSRFSTGWSCGLHADWTELTSCVPSLMDTREPPKMQNGPRRNYYYITILRDPVWRYLSEWRHVQRGATWKASLHVCDGRAPTLAELPSCYPGDDWSGCTLDDFMDCPYNLANNRQTRMLADLSLVGCYNLSATSEPERGAALLESAKRNLKGMAFFGLTEYQRKTQYLFERTFRLAFIAPFTQLNGTRASAAGQEAGPETQRRIRQLNRWDVELYEFARDLFLQRFQWARQVERRQARERRQRERRRMRARGQAWRRGERREGPLWPTPAPVDWGPEESRDRVRGQVPAPAAWWDPEENTTMADYLDNVEHW; this is encoded by the exons ATGGAATCCAACCACAGCCGACTGCTGTTGGCCCTGGTGATGGTCCTGCTCTTCAGCGTTATCGTCCTACAATACGTCTGCCCAGGTACAGACTGCCAGCTGCTCCGCCTGAGTTCATTGTCCTCCAAACTAGGCGACAGTGCGTCTCGCGGCGGAGGAGACCGTAACGATGGAGACAGTGGCGACCCATATGTTGCAGAAGACCGAACCATGGCCCGATTTGTACCCCGCTTTAACTTCACAACGGGCGACCTAAACCGGTCCGTAGATTTCAATATTAAGGGCGACGATGTAATTGTCTTTCTGCACATTCAAAAAACCGGAGGCACAACGTTTGGCCGTCACCTGGTGCGTAACATTCAGCTGGAGAGGCCGTGCGAGTGCCACGCCGGCCAAAAGAAGTGTACCTGTTACAGGCCAGGGAAGCGGGAGACCTGGCTCTTCTCTCGCTTCTCGACTGGCTGGAGCTGCGGGCTTCATGCGGACTGGACCGAGCTGACCAGCTGTGTCCCGTCGCTCATGGACACACGAGAGCCCCCAAAGATGCAGAACGGGCCCAG gaGGAACTACTACTACATCACCATCCTGCGGGACCCGGTGTGGCGCTACCTGAGCGAGTGGCGGCACGTGCAGCGGGGCGCCACCTGGAAGGCCTCTCTGCACGTGTGCGACGGGCGCGCCCCCACGCTGGCCGAGCTGCCCAGCTGTTACCCCGGCGACGACTGGTCGGGCTGCACCCTGGACGACTTCATGGACTGCCCCTACAACCTGGCCAACAACCGGCAGACGCGCATGCTGGCCGACCTCAGCCTGGTGGGCTGCTACAACCTGTCGGCCACCAGCGAGCCGGAGCGCGGCGCCGCCCTGCTGGAGAGCGCCAAGCGCAACCTGAAGGGCATGGCCTTCTTCGGCCTGACCGAGTACCAGCGCAAGACGCAGTACCTGTTCGAGCGCACCTTCCGCCTGGCCTTCATCGCGCCCTTCACGCAGCTGAACGGCACGCGGGCCAGCGCCGCCGGCCAGGAGGCCGGGCCCGAGACGCAGCGCCGCATCCGGCAGCTCAACCGCTGGGACGTGGAGCTGTACGAGTTCGCCCGCGACCTCTTCCTGCAGCGCTTCCAGTGGGCCCGGCAGGTGGAGCGGCGGCAGGCGCGCGAGAGGAGGCAGCgcgagaggaggaggatgagggccCGGGGCCAGGCGTGGAGGCGCGGGGAGCGCAGGGAGGGGCCCCTGTGGCCCACCCCGGCCCCTGTAGACTGGGGGCCAGAGGAGAGCAGGGACAGAGTCCGGGGACAGGTGCCCGCACCGGCGGCGTGGTGGGACCCCGAGGAGAACACTACCATGGCCGACTATTTGGACAATGTGGAGCACTGGTGA